In Kitasatospora viridis, the DNA window CGGTCGGCACCTGGTCGCTCAACATCACCTCACCGGCGGCCGCCACCCCGCTGACCACCGCTCAGCTCGACGCCGGCCAGGGCCTGCAGGCCAGCAACCTGATCCTGGACGGCAACGCGATCACGGGCGCCAGCGCGACCCTGAACGCCAGCGGCACCACGCCCAACACCATCGGCGCGGCGGCCGACAGCGCCAACATCAAGAACAGCGGCATCACCGACGGTTCGGCCGGCCAGTTCGGCTTGGACGCGACCGGCGGCGAGACCGACATCAGCGGCCTGAAGGCCAACGCCAACGGCGCCACCCTCGGCGGCGCGATCACCCTGCCCAACCTCAGCATCTCGCTGGTCAACGGCGACACCGCGGGCAAGGGCACCGGCGGCAGCGACTGCTGACCCGCCCACCGCACACCCGGGTGGAGTCCGACCCACCAGGACTCCACCCGCACCGCGGCCCCCACCGGCCGGGAACCGCACCACCCGCCCCGACTCCCCACGCCCCGCGAGGTCCACGATGGCCGAGAACCACCCAGGCCCGCTCCGCCGGATCTGGCTCGCCCACCGCCGCTGGCGCCGCACCCGGCCCTTCTGGGCCGCGGTCTGGACCGCCCTCGGCGGTTTCATCATCTTCTACCTGCCGCTCGCCCCGATCAGCGCCATGCTGCACGTCGGCCTCGGCGGCATCACCGGCATGGCCGGCGGCGCGATCCTGATGGCGCTGGCCCTGCTGATGCTGCTGATCCCCAGTCAGCGCTACACCGCCGGGGTGATCGCGGTGCTGGTCGGCGTCGCCTCCTTCCCGCTGACCAACCTCGGCGGGTTCTTCGTCGGGATGTTCCTCGCCGTCCTCGGCGGCGCGATGGCCGTCGGCTGGATGCCGGCCAAGCCGGCCCGCAGGTGGCGGCGGTTCCGGCGGATCCGGACCGAGGAGAAGGAGGCCTGATGTCCAGTCAGTTCCCGAACGATCCGGCGAATCCATCACAGAGTAGGCAGTCATGACGATCCGTCAGTCGTCCGCCCGATCGCACGGCACCCCACCCCTGCGCCGCCGGATCCGCCGCTGCCGGGCGACCGTGCGGTTCTGGCGCCACCGCGGCCGCGCGGCCGCCACCGAGTGGAACCGGCGGATGCTGGCCGAGGCCGCCGACGACACCCGGCGCGGCACCCGCTGGGGCCGCTCGGCCGCCGTGCTGCTGCCCGCTGCGCTCGGGGTCGGGGCGCTCGGGGCGAGCATCGCCACGGGTGCGCTCGCGGCGAGCTTCAACGTGACCGACACCCCGTTCACCCTGATGTCCAACGGCGTCTCCGGCACCGGCTTCGGGGCCGTCCTGAACACGCCCACAGTCGAGTCGAGCACCGGCAGCACCTCGAACACCACCGCGATGGCCCGGGTCGGCTTCGCCAGCGCCAACCTGGCCGGGCTGTGCGGGATCGTCCACCAGTCCTTCGCCGGGGTGGGGTACTCGCTGCTGCTGACGGCCGGTCAGCAGGTCACCGTCACCCCGCCGACCACCTTCACCACCGACCTGAACGCCTCCAACCTCTACATCGAGGCGCCCTCGCTGAGCGCCAGCGGCAGCACCACGCTGCAGAACGCGGTGCTCGGGATGGCCGCCGACCAGGTGATGGTGGCGGGCTCGCCGCTCACCGGCGCCCAGGCGGGCGGCTTCGGCCTCGGCTCGGCGGGCTCCGGCCCGGGCGGCAGCACCGTCAACCTGGCCGGGCTGAACGCCACCGCGAACACCGCCGAGATCGCCGGCTCGCTGACCCTGCAGTCCCTCTCGATCAGGGTGGTGCCCGGATCGGCGACCTCGTGCTGACCGCCACCGCCCGGGGCGTCCGCGCGGGCCGGCGCTGGTTCCGGGCCTTCCGCCGCACCCGCCCGTTCTGGGGCTCGCTCTGGCTGGTGCTGGGCGGCTGGACGGTGCTGAAGTTCTCGCTCGGCGCGATCCGGCTGGTCACGGTCACCGGGTTCGACGCGCTGGCGGGCTACCTGGTCGGCGGCGGGATGATGCTGTGCGGGCTGATCCCGCTGGCGCTGCCCCGGCAGCGCTACACCTTCGGCCTGCTCGGCACGGTGCTGGCCGTGGTCTCGCTGGTGGTCTCCAACCTGGGCGGCTTCCTGCTCGGCATGCTGCTCGGGGTGCTGGGCGGCGCGATGATCGTCGGCTGGGGCCCGCGCCGCCGGCGCCGCGCCCGGGCCGGGCGGGCCCCGGTCGAGAGCGGGAGCGGGAGGTGCTGAGGCCGGCCGGCTGGCGC includes these proteins:
- a CDS encoding cholesterol esterase; translated protein: MQERSEEGTPQHTEPSSGAAVAPPRGVTRWRRSALVAVPAAVAITAMAMAMTEGALAANLSLTAVPFTLSSTTVAAPKGLGTVMTTVNAGSNPAAVSEVGLPKAGLDGVCIHATQSVNLPLVGTVGTWSLNITSPAAATPLTTAQLDAGQGLQASNLILDGNAITGASATLNASGTTPNTIGAAADSANIKNSGITDGSAGQFGLDATGGETDISGLKANANGATLGGAITLPNLSISLVNGDTAGKGTGGSDC
- a CDS encoding DUF6114 domain-containing protein, with product MAENHPGPLRRIWLAHRRWRRTRPFWAAVWTALGGFIIFYLPLAPISAMLHVGLGGITGMAGGAILMALALLMLLIPSQRYTAGVIAVLVGVASFPLTNLGGFFVGMFLAVLGGAMAVGWMPAKPARRWRRFRRIRTEEKEA
- a CDS encoding DUF6230 family protein; translation: MTIRQSSARSHGTPPLRRRIRRCRATVRFWRHRGRAAATEWNRRMLAEAADDTRRGTRWGRSAAVLLPAALGVGALGASIATGALAASFNVTDTPFTLMSNGVSGTGFGAVLNTPTVESSTGSTSNTTAMARVGFASANLAGLCGIVHQSFAGVGYSLLLTAGQQVTVTPPTTFTTDLNASNLYIEAPSLSASGSTTLQNAVLGMAADQVMVAGSPLTGAQAGGFGLGSAGSGPGGSTVNLAGLNATANTAEIAGSLTLQSLSIRVVPGSATSC
- a CDS encoding DUF6114 domain-containing protein yields the protein MLTATARGVRAGRRWFRAFRRTRPFWGSLWLVLGGWTVLKFSLGAIRLVTVTGFDALAGYLVGGGMMLCGLIPLALPRQRYTFGLLGTVLAVVSLVVSNLGGFLLGMLLGVLGGAMIVGWGPRRRRRARAGRAPVESGSGRC